From one Thalassospira lucentensis genomic stretch:
- a CDS encoding LysR family transcriptional regulator, whose product MLEWDDLRLVLSVARARSVTQAARQTGLHHSTLFRRLADIEGRLGNKLFERNQGDYQPTNAGQVAIEAAEKLEGELSILSRKLAGTDIRPSGTVRLTTTDTLLHAVLAPDLAAFGVAFPEITLQVVTDNRFYDLNRHDADIAIRPANAPDGSLVGRRIGAITSVVCGSDVFDDCENAPWITCDESLAHIAAARWRDKNFADGRVALRSNSLLNVARLVDSGAGVAVLPYFLAQAFANIRALGKPINGLDNDLWVLIHHDLQAVPRIRVFNEFMFARLKAKSALFAGGA is encoded by the coding sequence ATGCTGGAATGGGATGATCTGCGACTGGTTCTGTCTGTGGCGCGGGCACGTAGTGTGACGCAGGCTGCGCGCCAAACCGGACTTCATCATTCAACCCTGTTTCGGCGTCTTGCAGATATCGAAGGGCGATTGGGCAATAAACTGTTCGAGCGTAATCAGGGCGACTATCAGCCAACCAATGCCGGGCAGGTGGCGATCGAGGCCGCTGAAAAGCTGGAAGGTGAATTGTCAATTTTGTCGCGCAAGCTGGCCGGGACGGATATCCGCCCGAGCGGTACAGTCAGGCTGACCACAACCGATACACTGCTTCATGCGGTTCTGGCCCCCGATCTTGCGGCGTTTGGGGTGGCTTTTCCTGAAATCACGTTGCAGGTTGTCACCGATAACCGTTTTTATGATTTGAACCGGCATGACGCCGATATTGCCATCCGCCCGGCGAACGCACCGGACGGCAGCCTTGTCGGACGCAGAATTGGTGCGATCACATCGGTGGTTTGTGGATCGGATGTTTTTGATGATTGCGAAAACGCACCCTGGATCACCTGCGATGAAAGCCTCGCGCATATCGCTGCCGCCCGATGGCGTGATAAAAACTTCGCTGATGGCCGGGTGGCGTTGCGCAGCAATTCACTTTTGAACGTTGCGCGTCTTGTTGATAGCGGCGCGGGCGTGGCCGTTTTACCGTATTTTCTGGCGCAGGCTTTCGCCAATATCCGGGCACTGGGTAAACCGATCAACGGACTGGATAATGATCTGTGGGTTTTGATCCATCATGATTTGCAGGCCGTGCCGCGTATCCGGGTATTCAATGAATTCATGTTTGCAAGATTAAAGGCCAAATCAGCACTGTTTGCCGGTGGGGCATGA
- a CDS encoding rhodanese-like domain-containing protein, whose protein sequence is MAVKITRDELKTALAGPNAPTLIEALPAKYYVDAHLPGAINIPHDLIAEKVTQVLPDKTAPIVVYCANGPCRNSGLAADTLSDLGYSNVRDYHEGKQDWRDAGLPLQGQGTL, encoded by the coding sequence ATGGCTGTTAAAATCACCCGCGACGAACTGAAAACCGCCCTTGCCGGGCCAAACGCCCCGACCCTGATCGAAGCACTTCCGGCAAAATATTATGTCGATGCCCATTTACCGGGTGCGATCAACATCCCCCATGACCTGATCGCCGAAAAAGTCACGCAGGTCCTGCCCGACAAAACAGCCCCCATCGTGGTCTATTGCGCGAATGGGCCGTGCCGCAATTCCGGGCTTGCAGCCGATACCCTGTCCGATCTTGGTTACAGCAATGTCCGCGATTACCACGAAGGCAAACAGGATTGGCGGGATGCAGGTCTTCCTCTGCAAGGTCAGGGCACGCTGTAG